Proteins found in one Triticum aestivum cultivar Chinese Spring chromosome 4D, IWGSC CS RefSeq v2.1, whole genome shotgun sequence genomic segment:
- the LOC123099508 gene encoding phosphatidylinositol transfer protein PDR17 isoform X2, whose amino-acid sequence MFSRKHASHFNSDDAEQRQAKPDVSVEAEMGKMYRATFTDKEGRTVVIMRPAKQNTSSHEGQLRHLIYTMENAVLSLPQGLDKMVWLVDYTGWTLANATPIKTARDSTNILQNHYPERLSVAFLFNPPKVFESFFKVIKVFLDSKSIQKVNFVYKDNEESLKTMYKHIDPEILPAEFGGKNNVVYNQEEYTKLMTKDDMKTASFWAADC is encoded by the exons CCTGATGTTTCTGTCGAAGCAGAAATGGGTAAAATGTACAGGGCAACTTTCACCGACAAAGAGGGGAGAACTGTCGTTATTATGAGACCTGCAAAGCAG AATACATCGTCTCATGAAGGGCAGTTGCGGCATCTCATATATACCATGGAGAATGCAGTTCTTAGCCTGCCTCAGGGTCTAGACAAAATGGTGTGGTTGGTAGACTACACAGGATGGACACTGGCCAATGCAACCCCCATAAAGACTGCCCGAGACAGTACGAATATCCTGCAAAATCATTACCCTGAGAGGCTTTCAGTTGCATTTTTGTTCAACCCCCCCAAAGTATTTGAGTCTTTTTTTAAG GTTATCAAAGTGTTCCTCGACTCGAAATCAATCCAGAAAGTCAACTTTGTGTACAAGGACAACGAGGAAAGCTTGAAGACAATGTACAAGCACATTGATCCAGAAATCCTCCCGGCAGAGTTCGGAGGGAAGAACAATGTGGTGTACAACCAAGAGGAATACACAAAGTTGATGACAAAAGATGACATGAAAACAGCAAGCTTTTGGGCAGCAGATTGTTAG
- the LOC123095950 gene encoding phosphatidylinositol transfer protein PDR17, translating into MFRRKHASHFNSDDAEQRQAKINELRAALGPMSARGEKYCSEACLARYLEARNWNVDKSRKMLEESLKWRALSRPEDIRWPDVSVEAETGKMYRATFTDREGRTVVIMRPAKQNTSSHEGQLRYLIYTLENAVLSLPQGLDKMVWLIDFTGWTLANATPIKTARDSANILQNHYPERLSVAFLFNPPKVFEAFFKVIKVFLDPKSIQKVNFVYKDNEESMKTMYKHIDPEVLPVEFGGKNIVVYNHEDYSKLMTKDDIKTASFWAADGSHAVNGGSVPQVIPQSSPIVAKAS; encoded by the exons ATGTTTCGTAGGAAGCACGCTTCTCATTTCAATTCAGATGATGCTGAGCAGCGACAAGCAAAG ATCAACGAACTGAGAGCTGCACTTGGGCCTATGTCTGCCCGTGGCGAAAAGTACTGCAGTGAAGCATGCTTGGCAAGGTATCTCGAAGCCCGCAACTGGAATGTCGACAAGTCTAGGAAAATGTTGGAAGAAAGTCTCAAGTGGAGGGCACTTAGCAGGCCTGAGGATATTCGCTGG CCTGATGTTTCTGTGGAAGCAGAAACAGGTAAAATGTACAGGGCAACTTTCACCGATAGAGAAGGGAGAACTGTCGTTATTATGAGACCTGCAAAGCAG AATACATCGTCTCATGAAGGCCAGTTGCGGTATCTTATATACACCCTGGAGAATGCAGTTCTCAGCCTGCCTCAGGGTCTAGACAAAATGGTGTGGTTGATAGACTTCACAGGATGGACACTGGCCAATGCAACCCCCATAAAGACTGCCAGAGACAGTGCGAATATCCTGCAAAACCATTACCCTGAGAGGCTCTCTGTTGCGTTTTTGTTCAATCCCCCCAAAGTATTTGAGGCTTTCTTTAAG GTTATCAAAGTATTCCTTGACCCGAAATCAATCCAGAAAGTCAACTTTGTGTACAAGGACAACGAGGAGAGTATGAAGACAATGTACAAGCACATTGATCCAGAAGTCCTTCCGGTGGAGTTTGGAGGGAAGAACATTGTGGTGTACAACCATGAGGATTACTCCAAGTTGATGACAAAGGATGACATCAAAACAGCAAGCTTTTGGGCGGCAGACGGTAGCCATGCCGTAAATGGGGGCTCGGTGCCTCAGGTCATACCGCAGTCCTCACCAATTGTTGCTAAAGCAAGTTGA
- the LOC123099508 gene encoding phosphatidylinositol transfer protein PDR17 isoform X1: MFSRKHASHFNSDDAEQRQAKWREASRPEDICWPDVSVEAEMGKMYRATFTDKEGRTVVIMRPAKQNTSSHEGQLRHLIYTMENAVLSLPQGLDKMVWLVDYTGWTLANATPIKTARDSTNILQNHYPERLSVAFLFNPPKVFESFFKVIKVFLDSKSIQKVNFVYKDNEESLKTMYKHIDPEILPAEFGGKNNVVYNQEEYTKLMTKDDMKTASFWAADC, translated from the exons TGGAGGGAAGCTAGCAGGCCTGAGGATATCTGCTGG CCTGATGTTTCTGTCGAAGCAGAAATGGGTAAAATGTACAGGGCAACTTTCACCGACAAAGAGGGGAGAACTGTCGTTATTATGAGACCTGCAAAGCAG AATACATCGTCTCATGAAGGGCAGTTGCGGCATCTCATATATACCATGGAGAATGCAGTTCTTAGCCTGCCTCAGGGTCTAGACAAAATGGTGTGGTTGGTAGACTACACAGGATGGACACTGGCCAATGCAACCCCCATAAAGACTGCCCGAGACAGTACGAATATCCTGCAAAATCATTACCCTGAGAGGCTTTCAGTTGCATTTTTGTTCAACCCCCCCAAAGTATTTGAGTCTTTTTTTAAG GTTATCAAAGTGTTCCTCGACTCGAAATCAATCCAGAAAGTCAACTTTGTGTACAAGGACAACGAGGAAAGCTTGAAGACAATGTACAAGCACATTGATCCAGAAATCCTCCCGGCAGAGTTCGGAGGGAAGAACAATGTGGTGTACAACCAAGAGGAATACACAAAGTTGATGACAAAAGATGACATGAAAACAGCAAGCTTTTGGGCAGCAGATTGTTAG